One segment of Primulina tabacum isolate GXHZ01 chromosome 6, ASM2559414v2, whole genome shotgun sequence DNA contains the following:
- the LOC142550051 gene encoding uncharacterized protein LOC142550051, with product MPPDGWIRSLELHFEYLYMRDGDRARCAIYMLRDDASLWWEGAAHAVDVATLTWDRLKELFYGKYFQADIRGHLTGKFMCLRQGDSSVVEFICKFDRGCHFMPLIARDAGQKIRHFMDGLIPTLRRDVMLMRLASYNDATSCAFQAEQVLQDIDFELQRKRHQPQSSSQPQKKQFSGPSKAAGAAEAPWTVQEAPTAETSSGSRGA from the coding sequence atgcctccaGATGGGTGGATCCGATCGCTGGAGCTACACTTTGAGTATCTTTACATGAGGGATGGCGACCGGGCCAGGTGCGCCATCTATATGTTGAGAGACGATGCGTCCCtgtggtgggagggagccgctCATGCTGTGGACGTGGCTACCCTTACCTGGGATAGATTGAAGGAGCTATTTTACGGGAAGTACTTTCAAGCCGACATCAGGGGCCACCTGACGGGGAAGTTTATGTGTCTCCGCCAGGGGGACTCATCTGTGGTGGAGTTTATCTGCAAGTTTGATCGGGGCTGTCACTTCATGCCTCTAATCGCCAGGGATGCCGGACAGAAGATaaggcactttatggatggACTGATACCTACCCTTCGCCGGGATGTGATGTTGATGAGGTTGGCGAGTTACAATGATGCCACTTCCTGTGCCTTTCAGGCTGAGCAGGTGCTCCAAGACATAGATTTTGAGCTGCAGCGGAAGCGGCACCAGCCTCAGTCCAGCTCCCAGCCACAGAAGAAACAGTTCTCTGGACCATCTAAGGcagcaggggcagcagaagccccatgGACAGTTCAAGAAGCCCCAACAGCAGAAACCTCCTCAGGCTCCAGGGGCGCCTAA